One genomic segment of Gossypium arboreum isolate Shixiya-1 chromosome 3, ASM2569848v2, whole genome shotgun sequence includes these proteins:
- the LOC128290566 gene encoding secreted RxLR effector protein 161-like — translation MSKIPYASAIGSIMYVMLCTHLDVSYALSMTSRYQVDPDEGHWTTVKNILKYLRRTKDTFLIYGGEEELSVKGYTDASFQTDKDDSRSQSGFVFCLNSGAVSWKSSKQSIVADSTTEAEYNAASEAAKEAVWIKKFITELGVVPSILDAIELRCDNIGAIAQAKEPRSHQ, via the coding sequence ATGAGTAAAATTCCATATGCTTCTGCTATTGGATCTATCATGTATGTCATGTTATGTACCCATCTAGATGTCTCATATGCCTTAAGCATGACGAGCAGGTACCAAGTAGATCCCGATGAAGGTCACTGGACCACAGTCAAGAATATCCTTAAGTACTTAAGAAGAACTAAGGATACGTTCCTAATATATGGAGGTGAGGAAGAGTTAAGTGTAAAAGGTTACACTGATGCCAGCTTCCAAACCGACAAGGATGATTCTCGATCGCAATCAGGTTTTGTGTTTTGCCTTAATAGTGGTGCTGTGAGCTGGAAGAGTTCAAAGCAAAGTATAGTAGCCGATTCTACAACAGAGGCTGAATATAATGCAGCTAGTGAGGCAGCAAAAGAAGCGGTTTGGATCAAGAAGTTCATTACTGAACTAGGGGTTGTGCCTAGCATATTAGATGCTATAGAACTTCGATGTGATAACATTGGAGCCATTGCACAAGCAAAAGAACCCAGATCTCACCAATGA